A genomic segment from Fundulus heteroclitus isolate FHET01 chromosome 6, MU-UCD_Fhet_4.1, whole genome shotgun sequence encodes:
- the plvapa gene encoding plasmalemma vesicle associated protein a, whose amino-acid sequence MYSSSYSKVTPAAQKKMQYRPKGKSCGYYMRIIFFFSSLIQSLIIVSLVLFLIYGKTQDSASSAQDLEESHSRLSIENVALRAQRKNLTNLLNVTITEKAKNDWDLRKIRNIVNRSITMFQDMDKQLLDCNQGWSACKYTSFVNQGRSISPQPPGNCNCGLLVQQMKAGLEMLESNLTQTKRIMAYEKELISKERDALILEAIRLRRDKSTVEKELELFKEQSKDNFAKLLGPVSTVSQALLGKIESLFPKHIAFQLTCPKQMEHLEQIQSNCTSLSREVENKLQRYLDIVGDQVSKLQFENNHLKAENWRFSEDYRWCSQNRTGMIEQHKRNREELQLNHDREKERLLMDKMRMAGEIEVLKTSVKYKDAEVDVLKGQINQLNMSCMGRAGPGGFPGGVPGSRSTIPNPHGMGSFGGGGSNYSPFGSPSLGQGRTGIGSGTSFGSGLGGNRVGSTGAGSSSSTQQQPGLSQTLTNMGQGFNKPGSVGAGSSSSSFLTPGLRSSIGNTGVGSEANKPASSGRAFANSGSVGSSLGSSGTGSNKPAEGGRSSTTFGSSLGSLGSSLNQGSSGTGSNKPAEGGKSSTTFGSLFGSLGSSLNQGSSGTGLTKPASGGKSSPSFGFGSSSVSSGTSATSGSSGSTSKTSSSFPWFGQGSSTSGQSKTGSVPGRTSAGSGIGGTGSMFGGAKTNGVSGGSAITQHIQELQRLINPQGPQEKQDLSRALG is encoded by the exons ATGTACAGCAGCAGCTACTCCAAAGTCACTCCAGCGGCTCAGAAGAAGATGCAGTACCGCCCTAAGGGCAAGAGTTGCGGCTATTACATGCgcatcatcttcttcttctcgtCTCTAATTCAGTCTCTCATCATAGTCAGCCTTGTGCTCTTTCTCATCTACGGGAAGACCCAGGACTCTGCGTCCTCGGCCCAGGACCTGGAGGAGAGCCACAGCCGACTTTCCATCGAGAACGTCGCCCTCCGGGCGCAGAGGAAAAATCTGACCAACCTCCTTAATGTCACCATCACTGAAAAGGCTAAGAATGACTGGGACCTTCGTAAAATACGGAATATTGTCAACCGCTCGATCACAATGTTCCAGGACATGGACAAGCAGCTG CTTGATTGCAACCAGGGGTGGTCGGCCTGCAAATACACCTCTTTTGTCAACCAAGGCCGTAGTATTT cacCGCAGCCTCCTGGGAACTGTAACTGCGGCCTGCTGGTTCAGCAAATGAAAGCGGGACTTGAAATGTTGGAATCCAACTTGACTCAAACAAAGCGCATAATGGCATACGAAAAAGAGCTGATTTCCAAAGAGAGGGACGCCCTTATCCTGGAAGCTATCCGTCTCAGGAGAGACAAATCCACtgtggagaaggagctggagctcTTCAAGGAACAATCGAAGGACAATTTTGCCAAGTTGTTGGGTCCTGTCTCCACCGTCTCTCAGGCATTACTAGGGAAGATTGAGTCTCTCTTCCCTAAGCATATTGCATTCCAGCTCACTTGTCCAAAACAAATGGAACACCTGGAGCAGATCCAAAGCAACTGCACCAGCCTGTCCCGGGAAGTGGAGAACAAGCTTCAGCGCTACCTGGACATTGTTGGAGACCAGGTGTCAAAGTTGCAGTTCGAGAACAACCACTTAAAGGCAGAGAACTGGCGGTTTTCAGAGGACTATCGCTGGTGCAGCCAGAACCGCACCGGCATGATTGAGCAGCACAAACGTAACAGAGAAGAGCTTCAGCTGAATCATGATAGGGAGAAGGAGAGACTCCTGATGGACAAGATGAGGATGGCAGGGGAGATAGAGGTCCTGAAGACCAGTGTGAAATACAAAGATGCAGAGGTGGATGTCCTGAAAGGACAAATAAATCAGCTCAACATGTCATGCATGGGGAGG gcTGGACCAGGTGGATTTCCAGGAGGGGTCCCGGGCTCACGTTCAACCATACCGAATCCACATGGGATGGGCTcatttggtggtggtggttccAACTATTCTCCTTTCGGTTCTCCCAGTTTAGGTCAAGGTAGGACAGGCATTGGGTCAGGTACAAGCTTTGGCTCTGGTTTGGGAGGAAATAGAGTTGGATCCACTGGAGCAGGCTCATCGAGTTCAACTCAGCAACAACCTGGGTTAAGTCAAACCTTAACCAACATGGGGCAAGGATTTAATAAACCAGGATCAGTAGGAGCAGGTTCATCAAGTTCCAGTTTCCTGACACCTGGGTTGAGGTCAAGCATAGGTAACACTggtgttgggtcagaagcaaacAAACCTGCATCAAGTGGGAGAGCGTTTGCCAATTCTGGATCAGTTGGGTCAAGTCTTGGCTCAAGTGGGACAGGATCAAACAAACCAGCAGAGGGTGGGAGAAGCTCAACAACCTTCGGGTCATCGTTGGGGTCACTGGGGTCCAGTTTAAATCAAGGTTCAAGTGGGACAGGATCAAACAAACCAGCAGAGGGTGGGAAAAGCTCAACAACCTTCGGGTCATTGTTCGGGTCACTGGGGTCCAGTTTAAACCAAGGTTCAAGTGGGACAGGTTTAACTAAGCCAGCGTCAGGTGGGAAAAGCTCTCCGAGCTTTGGGTTTGGGTCATCATCTGTATCGAGTGGGACAAGTGCAACAAGCGGGTCTAGTGGCTCAACAAGTAAAACCTCATCGAGTTTCCCTTGGTTTGGTCAGGGTAGCAGTACATCAGGGCAAAGTAAGACAGGAAGCGTGCCAGGGAGGACATCTGCTGGGAGTGGGATTGGTGGAACTGGATCTATGTTTGGTGGAGCAAAGACAAACGGAGTGTCAGGTGGCTCAG CCATCACCCAGCACATTCAGGAACTACAACGCCTGATCAACCCACAAGGGCCCCA ggAGAAGCAAGATCTATCCAGAGCACTGGGTTAA